From a single Apium graveolens cultivar Ventura chromosome 2, ASM990537v1, whole genome shotgun sequence genomic region:
- the LOC141692233 gene encoding uncharacterized protein LOC141692233 — MKTLFLTQFQAAVKYTPPVTTLSNVKQKEGESLTSYFKRFNAESTLVRGTTDETLKILLIARLRVGTDFWKHLQGKDPVSLADVLAQAESFKAIEQSLAETKKNDNTHNSKGRSKRRDRSLSPDYRRNARSPNRVNTVSSRREWSPPSNYERRVSNYTPLAASIDHIFERAGSIRAIFGGQPFVGDSNRALEKNVREAQHPPLTNIHSLEDRPPKVFKGESTDITFKEKESRWVHHPHNDVLVITMLIGAMNVHRVFLDNGSSTNILYYITYKKLGFPDSDMYFEDAHVYGFTGESVRVMGLVRLPVTLGEGALSVTQMIDFKVLDQDSAHNVLVGRPWLRAFRVIDKVPNAKRSWQSERVTV; from the exons atgaaaactttgttttTGACACAATTCCAAGCCGCGGTGAAGTACACACCACCTGTTACCACGCTGTCTAATGTGAAACAAAAAGAAGGGGAAAGTTTAACTTCGTATTTCAAGAGGTTTAATGCAGAATCCACTTTGGTGAGGGGTACAACTGATGAAACACTGAAAATACTGCTTATAGCTAGGTTGCGTGTGGGGACGGATTTTTGGAAGCACTTGCAAGGGAAGGACCCAGTGTCACTAGCTGATGTACTTGCGCAGGCGGAGTCGTTCAAAGCAATCGAGCAGTCGCTtgcagaaacaaaaaagaatgacaatacccataactccaaggggcgaTCCAAGAGAAGGGACAGATCATTGAGCCCAGATTATCGGCGAAATGCCAGAAGCCCTAACAGGGTGAACACTGTGAGCTCGCGGAGAGAATGGAGCCCACCGTCGAACTACGAGAGAAGGGTAAGCAATTATACACCACTGGCGgcgtccattgatcatatcttcgag AGGGCTGGCAGTATcagggcaatttttggaggacaaCCTTTTGTTGGTGATAGTAATCGAGCACTAGAGAAAAACGTGAGAGAAGCGCAACATCCACCGCTCACCAACATCCACAGCTTGGAAGATAGACCCCCGAAGGTCTTTAAGGGAGAGTCCACTGATATTACGTTCAAGGAAAAAGAATCTAGGTGGGTGCATCATCCTCACAACGATGTGCTGGTGATTACCATGCTTATTGGGGCAATGAACGTACATCGAGTCTTCTTGGATAATGGGAGTTCTACAAACATCTTGTACTACATCACCTACAAAAAGCTGGGTTTCCCAGATAGTGACATGTATTTCGAAGATGCGCACGTCTATGGCTTTACTGGGGAATCAGTGAGAGTTATGGGTTTGGTCAGGCTTCCCGTCACGCTCGGGGAAGGAGCTTTGTCGGTTACTCAAATGATAGATTTCAAGGTGCTAGATCAGGATTCCGCGCACAATGTGCTGGTCGGCAGACCTTGGTTGCGAGCGTTCAGGGTGATTGATAAAGTTCCCAATGCCAAACGGAGTTGGCAGTCTGAGAGGGTCACAGTATGA